The window TTTTGGAAgattcaaaattaatattagtttgtttgaaattcatattaatttattctaaattattattttggCTACACTTACCTTTAGTAGGATGTAGCTAGCGGCATGCAGAAAACAGTCTGGAGTACTGTAGCTACTGCTGCATATATGTTGGACATAATTCATATCAACTAGTAGGGAAATGCCGATTTTCCAAACAACTTTACATGTCTGAAtgtaaatttaataattaggTACATAAAATCATTCTATTATATTAAACAAAAGAGATGAGCAACCACGCCCAGGGGCATAGCATGCTACgtgacacgcccattttattGGCTTAGATAGGGTAGAATCAGATGCAGACTGGACAAAAGGGTGGtgtatctctctctctctctctatttctatatctataaaagtctcatctgtctgtgtatctgtaacatcaatcacgcctACAAACGATGAGGCTATACATGtccacggtacgcccctgcCACGCCCATAAATTTTCGGTGTACGTGTACACAGCACAATAACATTTACTGATTCTGAACCCCCAGAACGACCTTATGCATGTATACGCCACTGTAATGGATTTGCGACCGAGACAACTCTAGATACACTGCTCACTTGATAGATATTGGCTTTTATCCAAAATCACTGGAGCAACGTATGTAaattgtacactgtagtatgCTAAGGCAGCTGTAGGTGTGAGATGGACTTGGGCCAAGagcagacctgccaacctagcagtgtcaaaatgcgtgagtttgtaggaaaaaatgcgggagtttaaaattttttggacacgcctacaatagcattaatatgaataaatttatattgtaataagtctttaaatatatataaataatatctaatcatcaaaatgtaagtatttgcatgcccggttggagtagaagccattactAATTTAAGTATAGTTCAACAAATATATAACagattgattaatgtgcctTATTAGCGACACACAGCATCAACACCAGTTACTAAagataatagttaattaattgatttaacACAGAActcgtactgtacgtactactgcctgttataaaaatctaagaacaaagtacacgcacattctcgtggctagttgggatgttctggattctattttcttgtggccttcttcaatcgcttttccagcaatacatatggtaatcaggtagccagcccctcccccttttccacttctgaCCGACTCTTCCTTCTATGTTGGTACATgtattttgaccaagtatgttaCGAAAGAGCCTGATGAAGAGAGGGActggcacatagaaattgatattgggatatcaagtatgtacGTACACGTGCATGTACTAAAACTATACGTagggtacagtgtacagtgcACACAGAACAGACACGCCCATCATTTTGGTCACAcacaccaatggtcagaatgcgagAGATTTGAtgtcaaatgcgggtaggtGGGAGAAGagtcccaaatgcgggagtctcccgctcaagcgggagagttggcagctctgcttTAATTAAGATGGAATGTCTACCATGTTTTGACTCTGCCGGTTGCCAGGAAAACAACTGTGTGCGAGGAACGGTTTCGTTCAcgtgtagttaattaaagccaCTTCTAGACCGCAAATGTGTTTTTGAAACGCACAACAAGCTAGCAGGCTATGTGTGTTAGGAAATTAATGCCTAGAGAAAAGCAACAGTAGAGGGACTGTATGAATAAATTGTTTTTGGAACCAAATAGGATTAGTGCCAGGAACGGTTCTCTTGAATTAACCCTCTAGCTGTACTACAGTCCCTGGACTTGTGCCAAAGATACATCTAGAAGCTACACCCGAGCAAGAGATCTTCATTTCTAGACTAGTCTACAGCTGCAGACGGTCAATGTCGTTGTGTCTTCGTGGTAATCACTACCATGTCCTCGTTTTATGCAATCTCCATTCAGAACTGGAAGCAGTGCGTCGAGTGTTTGAGAACACAACTGACAGCGAGTTTGTTGACGCTCACAATGTCATCATCGGACTTCGGGTGTGCCACAACTGGAACAAAACTGGTCTAGCAATAGCTCTCATAGCGCAGCCAGATGTAGGCGCGAAGGCGTGCACGTGCCGTCTATTCGAATTATTGAAAGGTCTCGTCAGTTTTGACGTCGCTGTGCTGATCGGCGTTTGCTCGACTGTTGAAAACGTTCAAGAAGGAGTCGAATATGGCACGGTCATAGTCGCAAGAAGTACGTCGACAGAAGAAGGAGGAAAGAAACTGCGCAACGGAGAGTTTCTGCCTCATGGAGATCCAGAGAAGATCGACAATGACGTGCGCGTTATCATCCAGCGCGTGATAGACGGATCCGGGAGTGGATGGTTGGATTCCATACCGCCGAGCGAGAGGCGTGCCAGTCCTCCGTATGTACAAGAGATGATGCTGAATGATGTCTTGAAGAACAAGGACGGCGTGAATAAGAAAGATCTGTTCATAAGACTGAAGAGTGAGGAGACAATGAAGGAAATGGATAAGAGAATATTGAACATTATTTTGAAAAGGTGTGGATGGTTGAGTGTTGAAGGAGGAATCGTCAAACCCACTGCAAGTGGGGTAGAATGCAAAAAGAATGCATATGAATCCCTTCATGCAAACAAGGTCTATGTAGTGATGGGGTCGATTGGTAGCATTTCGTTTATGACTGAGACTCTTGACAAAGACATGGAACAGCACAAGAGGAAGATGGCCAACAAGAATCTGATTGGGATCGACATGGAGGCATATCCCTTCATGGCTTACTGCAGAGCTGCTTTTCCTAAGTCTATGCCTGTGGTGATAAAAGGCATCTCCGACTATGGAAATGCAGAAAAATACGAATACTATCAGACATATGCTGCCTCGACAGCAGCTGCATTTCTGAGGAATCTACTAGGATCAAAAcaattttgttatttgtgAGTAAATATGTTATGTTACAACTTAATTGATTAGATAACTTAATTACAATtctcctgtgtgtgtgtgtgtgcagaatGTCTTGTAAATATGGATGGTCGACTTGCCTTGAGACTGTAGATGGTGAGTAACTTGCAAATGTAACAACAAAATTTTACTTCACGGTCAATATTTAATTGCCTAATGATGTAGAGGTTGCAAATGCTAATGAAGATGACCGAACGTCAGATGGGACAATGGTAGTTGCAAGTGAACGTTGGAGTCCTGTTTCATCTCATACAATGGGGACAATCAACGAATTGAGATCGGAGCCAACAGTTACACAAAGTAACTTAGGTAAAACCTCTAGAGATATTGTACATACTTGTCAGTTAACGTTTTTAACTTGATTTCTTAGCAGAGAAAGTCAAAACATTGGAAGCTCAAGTGGATCAATTACAAAGAGAGAAAACAGCAGCTGTCGAGAAAGAAAGGAAACGAGCGGATGCTCAAATGCGATTGATAACTCTGGCATTACTATGGGACAGAAGACAGCGTGTTGGTGACAGCCAGGTATACAATACATCCTGTCTAgtatataaaaaaattatctTTATCGTCATTTAGTGAGTAAGGACTTGATATGTATTTTATACCAATAATATTGCCATTAGGTAGTACACTAGCAACAACTTGCAGGGATTGTAATTCCGATGTGTTTTCACTTTTAGCCTTCTTGTCACATAAGGGTACCTAATTGTTACTTTCTCAGCTAACTCACAATGTCCCgcacatgcaggcatgcacaaGAAAATTATTACATAGGTTATATAGTGATGAACAGACTATGTCAGAATACTAAACGTAcatttatattttacattGTTATTAGCAGGCTGTATCCACTCTCTCTCTAGTTAGTGATGCATTCCAAGTATATACATATTTGTAGCTAtcagtgttctgcccaggatttttggagAGGTGGTCAGCTATCCACTGAATTAAGGTGGCGTGgtttatttctatttcagaCATCCAGAAAGAAATAGAGCAAACTTTCAGACAATCAAGCATCgtgacaaaacagacaagaaagctgtttgccaaacagaatgtatcgcACTGTCAATGGTGATCTACaagaaagctgcaacttctgtcaacaatGGGAAAACTATGATGCCCAGATTCGCATTTATACTATggcatgatgatgatggttaGACTTCCGTCATCCATGCAATGACTGCAGGTTTCAAACAGCCAATACTCCTGTCTAGCAAAGAAACTGAAGAAGACTTTGACTGGCTCGTTCACAGGGCTCCTAGGATATTCATTCTTCATCgctgacatgcagactgctgtgtTGGATCTCACACCACCTTAGTGCCCTGAGCGATAAAATTGTAATACAGCAGGGCATGTCTGCCGTCGTGTTGTGGTGTGAACAATATCGGTCACCTTTCAAAAAATGCTTACCATCCAATGCTCATTAGCTTGGAGCAAGTAAAACACTAGCTGAAATATAGCAGTGCATGGTCggaacatgtggagtgatgTCGGTGTTTGTCTAGTGATGGTCAGGCCCGACCACCTCACACCACCGTGGGCAGAACCCTGAGCTATAGCTATATCTCTAGTGTTGGGGTTTTCACTGTGTTTGTTAGAGTTAGTGTTTTGATCCCTCATCACACGGTTTTACAGCATGCATTTCTACTCTCAAATTTTTCttgatattaaatattgtTGAGAACAAACAGTTTTGCAAATATTTGCAAAcataaatttttgatttttagaTAAAAAGTATGGATTTAGCTTTTGTGCAGACTTGCAAATGGCAAAAATGTTTGACTTGTCTTTCTATTCTGACATTTTGTGGTTCTAGGTCGATGACAGTTTGCCATCTTGGAAACAGTGGTATGCAGGCATACCTCGATCCAATAGTGCATTATACGGCAGAATGGGAGAGATCAAAGGCAGACTTGTTGTAGGACATGAAGATGGTAAGATGCATATTCTCACTGAGAAACGTGATAAATGGACCAAATATGATCGAAAGAATGGTTCCATCAAGCATGTATTGTGTCACAAAGATGTCTGCCTGTTGTGTGTGAAAAAAGATACAGAAACTCATCAAGTTGTGATCGAACAATATCAATTGAATGAAAACAAATCGCGATTCCTCACTGTTATACCAAACGAATTGCAGTTGTATAAtgtatctgttgctctttctgaaaattcactgtatgtggtgggtGGTAGGACTAAGTCAGGTGAGACAGTAAACACAtcacgtgtgtgtgaccttACCAGTGGTCATTGGTCTGAGATGGATGACATACCAACAAAACGCTATGCGTGTTCTTCGGCCATTATAAACAACACATTGTTTGTAGGGGGAGGACTCACCGATTGCAATAACTACAGTAGTGTCgttgagtgtgcagatgttcgtgACAGAAAATGGAGAAAAATCCCGTCTACAACCAACCGTCTTTCTACATTGACAGCAGTTGGCGACACACTGGTGGCGACTGGAGGACTGCTACATCAATCGTTTGATTCTGACATTGTCGAATTGTATGACGAGAGATTTACCAAATGGCTTCCTCTTCCacgcatgacacacacacggttcCTACATAGCGCATGCTCAACTGAGAATGGAGAACTCATCGTGGCAGGAGGATGGTGGAATGTAAAGTCCATAGAGAGTATAAAGTGTTAATAACATAttttttataatattttactATGCAATTTAATTATGTcagtatttgttgttgataaATACGTGCGTATTTGAACTTTACTTTTTGATCAACTGGATTTTTGTGAAtaatgtacatgtgacaaATAAAACGTTGCTATATATTTGATATCAGGTCGAATTGTATTGTTTACagtacaataattattgtgttcaaaaattaattagacaGTCTATCTGCGTACGTCTGACCAAGAGTGTGGTGTGACCTCTAGGAAatagggggggggggggctaAACTCCACAATGCTACaggacacgcctacttttataCACATCTGGTTGATTGATACCATAGGATCGGtcgcagatccagactggaaagagtggtgtatatactatatacaggtttggtcctcacacgcaGTTTACAGTCCACagtttatgaccacgcctacaaataatggggctatagcccagtctagcccatgccaagCTATAGCCTGGTCTGACTCAGCTaatgcatgtatacatatactgtataagatgaaatattgacGGGAGCGACTGCCAATATAAATCTGCCATTACTATGGTGacgggatatgttgacgttaTCACCCACGTGGATCAGGCATCCAGGGTTCTGCCCACGGTGGTCGGAGGTGGTCGGGCCTGACCATCACTCAACAAACACCGACCATCACTCAACAAACACCgaccatcactccacatgtATATATTTTAACTACTGGTTTACTTGCTCCAAAGGAGGGCAGATGTCTAACCATGCACGCCATAGTCTCTAAACGTGAGACTGGGCAACATAGTTCCCGACTGTTGACAAAGTTGCAGCTTTCATTgtctgctctttcagatcatAGATCATCAACAGTgcgatacattctgtttggtgctttcttgtcagaaataaaccTTGCCCCTTAATTAATGCAGCTGATACCCAACCAACACTCCAAAAATCCTGGACAGAACAGTGGGCATCATATGGCGATGTGGCAGTGAGGCcatggatgaagctggactgtcacgttCACATGGGACCCGTTCTTTCCACTGACACAtcagttcttcatcactaggcagtagttggagaccagtaagttagggaaatgtaaGCAACGAACACAGCTgccaatcacaaactcctccatgaccacCTATGGTAAGACATATCTGTTATCAAACAAAGATGTCCGAACCAGATCGGCAAAATAGAATCCGCCAATatactttgtccatcaatttaTTAGCAAACCGCTAATATAAATTTCTGCAAAAGTTTCATGTTATACGGGATCTCTCAAGATGTCATAGCACTTCATAGGTCCTATAGTAGATAGGGTTAGCTCTATACTATTGAGCCATTCAAATTCATAATGACCGCTAACAGTCAGGTAGAAATGCCACATTAGTTGTCATGACTTAATTTCTACGTAGATGCAAAGATCATGCAGATGATGTCTTTTTGAAACGTGGGTGCTAAAACGACTTCAACAACACTCACTAATCAATCTCCTTATTTTGAACTTCCACATAGCAACTAGGACTAGATTCTTGACTTATTGAACATATAGACACTCCAACAACTTGAAACGGTCACGTGTTGGTATAGAAATAAAGTATTGGCTAATATAAATTTGGATATATATGGGGCTAAACAGCATTACATACTATATACAGTAATGTGAAtcatattgatattaataaaatttttcctagacaacacAAGTGCAAAATGGGCTATTGCAGTTACTCTCCAGTATATGTATAGATGACATTTTCCAAGGGGGAGAAGAGGAGGCAAGTGCAGCAGACCTTTTCCAAATGGGAGAGGGAGATGCGATTACAGCGTACCCCTTCGAGTCTATGCCTAGGCAGTAATTTCCAAGAGAGAGGGGGGGGGGGTAAAGATGTGATGTCATCCACATCCCTGCTTGGAGAGTAACTGCAATAGCCCAATCGATCtgcttaattaagcaaaggAGGCTACGCCCACGGATGGAACAAACAAGCCTCTCTCTCGTGGTGCTTTCCTATTAAATGCAGTAGTGACATGTCTGCCATGCCCGAAGAAATTACATTTAGAGTAGTGAGTCTATTCGTGTGATTAGAAATGATCACATGAAATCGCATTTTCCTTCATAAAAATTTCTTCTACGATATTCATCATTCGACATCTGAGCTGCATTTCGATCTTAACTTTTCATCAATGTCCTTGTTTGCAGCAAAATTTCAGTTTCTGTTTACACCTAGAATTCTAACCTACAACTGGCTTATATTTAAATATGTACAAGTTTCTATGATCTAAATATGCATATAATAGGATCATTGCTAAAATAATagtcttcttaattaattatgtctGAACCTTCTGTGTTGTAAAATGGTTACGAATTGAGAAGACCCTTTGTTCGCTGGTCTGCCATTCGCACTCTGCCCTCGGTCAGATCAGCCTGAGAGACATACAAGATGGGATGCCACTCTAACATGTCTACTGTGTGTTTTTTATCATTTGCCCGGCAATCAGACcatttgactgtctgtctgtctgcttgtctgtctgtcagccgCCTGTGTGTATCcaatcatctgtctgtctgtctgtttgtctgtccgttcaatcatctttctgtgtgtctatctgtctgtccaaccatctgtctgtctgtcagtctgtgtgtccaatcatctgtctgtctgtaagtatgtctgtccaaccatttgtccgtctgtcggtctgtccaaccatctgtgtgtctgtctgtctgtctgtccaaccatctaccgtatctgtctgtctgtctgtatgtatgtatgtctgtctgtctgtctgtctgtctgtctgtctgtatgtctgtctgtttgtctgtttgtatgtctgtgtgtttgtctgtctatctgtctgtctatctgtctgtcaaattttcacatatttttatacatcaaagctaacaCAGCTGAAACCAAAGTAagagctaatgaacaacaagaatCACAAGtttaattacaattacacaaactgtctgtctgtctgtctgtctatctagtTGTCTAGCCACAAATACAAACTCTGCGAAATCACAAACAATTTCCATCAAACAAGCCAAGCAAACACTGCGTGTCTCCCTCGACTAAATCAACTAAATCGAGGACCGAAAAATGACCTTTTTATTGATGATTTCAAGTTGAGAGTTCTGCTTGTCCACCTCCGTCCCCATATCGATGGCGATTCCCTTCAAGTCTTCAACAATTCGAACAACCTGCCTATCACCGTTCCATCCGATCACAACAATGAATGACGAAAGAAAAATTGCAAATACGCCTACCCAATGTTCTCATCCATCTCGTCCTCCCTTGCATCATTGGTCACTCTGCACAACACACATATATTAATACGACTACATAGATTGAATTtcatagtaataataataataaaaaataacaataatttatttctatcACAGCACATCTGGTGCAGTTCCCTCATAAGAGGAACATATAatacacacagagacagataatagacacagagagacagatggtaTAACTAACACGTATCCACAAAATCACTCAACCTACACTTACAAATATTACCATCAACTATATCTAATCCCTGTCCACAGGGCAGTAGTAGGCAGTTTGTAAGCAGTCCGGTTGAAAATTAGCAAGCAAGCACAGACgtgcatgcgcagacaaacacaaaagatACCTTTTCGTGTTACATAGTAAAGTAGTGACAGAATGCAAAGTCTCGAACATCATCATTCTGTTCTGCGTGGCTGCAGGCACTTGATATGAGGCTGTCTGAGAGTGATTAAATAATGACATATCTAATCAGATAGATCATACTCCAGAAGATTCCGGGAAAAAGTCCATCAGCAAAAGTGCAAATATTGAAAAGTGGTCCAGGGGCTACATCCCTGGTCCAGGGTAACTACGTATATCTAACTATCAGCAATCTCTCacaagttcatttcttgattTTGTAGCCGGTTTGAGGAATCTAGCCTGTAACGCTTTCATCATAAGTTAACAGATGCCTCAACCAATTCAAATTCTTTCCACTATAGAGTCTCGTTGTCTCATACAAAGCTTACAATGAATATCTTTATCATATGctacatgggcataattatagAACCACCCACCCgcatatcagctgaggcatggaAATCAACAGTTAACATTGCAGATCTATAaatatacctgctgacccgcTGATTCTAGATCAAATCGTGTTATTCGGGTAtatatattgttctgattATATGCTTTGACAACCCATAACAACAGAAAGATTAGGAGAATGACCAGAttaaccaccaccaccatgtATTGCCATGTCCAAACCGTTCAtgtcgtgacgtcacaagagctGATGAGAATACACTCACAATAtacaagtaaactgaaacgtatcGTCTCCATTTAATCTTTGAGCatgtcttctgacataaacaaagtcattttattgtttaaaAGCTTTTCAAaaatgattttgattattaactctcaaatttactggttgaactgaAGCAGTCGTGTTCTCAACAGGTCACACATCACCTCCAACCTCAGACATCTGAATGGCACAAccagagccattacctcaccattatgacttgttttaatttactaaaaagtgcagctgCCTCGGTAGATGCATGCAATCGCAGCGTCttgtctgagaaagtccaacATTTTTTAAAATGTAattcacatgctcagggtggctccattGTTATGTCCATGTCTGTAAGTTTATAGATTTCTCTACTACACTTCTTTCAAAGTTCCACAAATGACTTTCGTATCCACGAACTGGAATGCCGTGCGAGTATGAGTGAGCCATATTTACTCAACTACAAATTCCTAGAGACTCTGAATTGTGGGCCTCTGTTGCACAATGCGCACACATGAGGCCCTATGCACTGCATGAGCTTGTTTGCATGACAAAAGTGTAAGTAATGTGGTTGCATGTTTGAAGCTGCAATAGCAGATGTTGACTGCAGTGCAATTTGTAGCTCTATGCTCAAGGAACTAGAGCTCTGCTATGCAGATCTATGATCAAATGCTGTGATTAAGAGAAAGACTGATTGCCGTGTTAATGAAAGCACCACAGTGATAAAATAAATTGTGTGTAATCAACTGTGGATTCTGAGTTCAGTGGGACACACACGTGGGGTAGATTACTGTATACTATACTGTTATACTATACTTTATGCACACTAAGAAATCAGCGATAACTCAAGAATCAAGATTTATCTTGCAAATGCCATGAATCAAAATCCAAGAAACCTTCACTTCTTACACATTTCTGTCATTAAAATACACGGCAAGAGTACATACCGCCATAACACCGACactcacatgcatgcacgtgcatgcgtgcacacacacacacacacacacacacacacacacacacacacacacacacacacacacacacacacacacacacagcatcaGACTACTGTATCGTACTATGTCTCTGCTGCACACGCGGACTGAGACATAACTAAGTGTCCTTTTGATGACAAGATAAACAAATTTGAGGCATCACCTTCCGTGTTGTGTCACTCAATGTTTCGACCACACACGGTTTGCAACCAGAAATTTGATTGATACAAAATGCCGTTGACTGTCTGGTTTCCACTACGTTTCAGAAAGTTGTTGAAAATTGCCCGAAGCAGGCATCCAAGTGCCTCCAACTGATCACTAACCGTTGCTTATCTTCTATATTTTAATAGTATTTAATTTAAACATATTGTCACACACATGCTCATGGCAACTCTGTTCAGTACATTGTGTATAGTTCACATTGCTTGTAGTGCTCACATCATGATGTCTATGATACATGCTGTATAAAAGAATGggtggtacagtacagtgagatacatgcacatacagtACTAACTCTTGTTTCTCTTCTGGGCCGACCGACCCAATTGGATAAATACAGTTGCGTGCAACATGTGACATAACATTGAAAAAAATTGTATGGCCTGTGTATTGAGTGTTGACGAAATCGTGTATGTGGCCACCCACTTACCTCGTAATGTATCCCGAATACTCTGTATTCCCTCCGGTTCTCCTGGCTGTGCCAAAACCTTCAAATAAGAGAATTACATCTTACAAAAAAAATTGCGATTAATGACAAAATTTTCAAATAAATTTTCAAACTATTTGAAATGgaatttttttaatttaaagtATTTATTTTGATATTTAATTTAGGGGTTGGAGTTTAACATCCATTGCCACGTTTTGAGTAAACCAAACAGTCAACTAATAGATGCAAGACAGGCAATAGAATCCAAGCTATTTCACGTCCATTGCTATATTTGTCTTTGCATTATTACCTCCAAGGGCGATGGAAGCAACTTTTAAGTGGGGTGGAAAAACTAAGTTGAGGGGGGCATGCCCTTTCTTTCAAGAGTAGTAATAAAACTAAAAGTTGTATCAATCTGGTTCTACCATATAGTTATGACAGTAAAAAATTCTGCTTTACACAACTTCATCTTGTATTCCTAAACTACTACTCTTTTACTCATGCATACGATCTTGTAGCTACTTGAACAAAACTTAATTGCCAATCATAGTCAGTCGGTGCTCTGAAAAACCTACAAACTTAGAAGGCTTGGTCAGTATTAGATGACAACTAGAACCATTACAGTGAGTGTGCCGTTAGACATGTGAAACTTGAGACAGAATCGTTGCCTCGCAGAAATGTAGCCAAGTCCACCGGTCAAACCACGCAGGCTGGAAGCTTCTCTTCACATTGGCCTGTTTCCCAAACTCTCTTTGAGGAAACGAGAAGCGTCTTGGTTGGTTACATTTGTCAGGCAAGTTCTCCAGAGAAGACAAGTCCGCTAAAATGTCCACAATGCTCACAGCTTCCTTGATCACCTGACAATGCAAATGTCTGTATACGCTTAAGTGTTACCGACTGGGACTCCGAAGCTACACATGTcggcagagccgtatatagagatatctatatatggctctgcCTGTCTCTACATACGGCTCTGGATATCTGCAGAGCCATGTATACAACTCACCAGACCATTAATCGGAAATATACGCCAATCGGTGACTGGTGAAAGTCAATTTTCTAAAAGGTGGGGTGGCTATGGCCCACCCGG of the Corticium candelabrum chromosome 2, ooCorCand1.1, whole genome shotgun sequence genome contains:
- the LOC134198478 gene encoding synaptosomal-associated protein 23-like, which encodes METLDEQGEQLDRIEEGLDQINEDVRHAEKNLTEMEKCCGLCLCPCKRTKNIEKTVEYQKTFADGNRDGVITEQPGFGTARRTGGNTEYSGYITRVTNDAREDEMDENIGQVVRIVEDLKGIAIDMGTEVDKQNSQLEIINKKADLTEGRVRMADQRTKGLLNS
- the LOC134176114 gene encoding uncharacterized protein LOC134176114 isoform X1; the protein is MGSIGSISFMTETLDKDMEQHKRKMANKNLIGIDMEAYPFMAYCRAAFPKSMPVVIKGISDYGNAEKYEYYQTYAASTAAAFLRNLLGSKQFCYLMSCKYGWSTCLETVDEVANANEDDRTSDGTMVVASERWSPVSSHTMGTINELRSEPTVTQSNLAEKVKTLEAQVDQLQREKTAAVEKERKRADAQMRLITLALLWDRRQRVGDSQVDDSLPSWKQWYAGIPRSNSALYGRMGEIKGRLVVGHEDGKMHILTEKRDKWTKYDRKNGSIKHVLCHKDVCLLCVKKDTETHQVVIEQYQLNENKSRFLTVIPNELQLYNVSVALSENSLYVVGGRTKSGETVNTSRVCDLTSGHWSEMDDIPTKRYACSSAIINNTLFVGGGLTDCNNYSSVVECADVRDRKWRKIPSTTNRLSTLTAVGDTLVATGGLLHQSFDSDIVELYDERFTKWLPLPRMTHTRFLHSACSTENGELIVAGGWWNVKSIESIKC
- the LOC134176114 gene encoding uncharacterized protein LOC134176114 isoform X2 produces the protein MGSIGSISFMTETLDKDMEQHKRKMANKNLIGIDMEAYPFMAYCRAAFPKSMPVVIKGISDYGNAEKYEYYQTYAASTAAAFLRNLLGSKQFCYLMSCKYGWSTCLETVDEVANANEDDRTSDGTMVVASERWSPVSSHTMGTINELRSEPTVTQSNLEKVKTLEAQVDQLQREKTAAVEKERKRADAQMRLITLALLWDRRQRVGDSQVDDSLPSWKQWYAGIPRSNSALYGRMGEIKGRLVVGHEDGKMHILTEKRDKWTKYDRKNGSIKHVLCHKDVCLLCVKKDTETHQVVIEQYQLNENKSRFLTVIPNELQLYNVSVALSENSLYVVGGRTKSGETVNTSRVCDLTSGHWSEMDDIPTKRYACSSAIINNTLFVGGGLTDCNNYSSVVECADVRDRKWRKIPSTTNRLSTLTAVGDTLVATGGLLHQSFDSDIVELYDERFTKWLPLPRMTHTRFLHSACSTENGELIVAGGWWNVKSIESIKC
- the LOC134176420 gene encoding uncharacterized protein LOC134176420, producing MSLCLRGNHYHVLVLCNLHSELEAVRRVFENTTDSEFVDAHNVIIGLRVCHNWNKTGLAIALIAQPDVGAKACTCRLFELLKGLVSFDVAVLIGVCSTVENVQEGVEYGTVIVARSTSTEEGGKKLRNGEFLPHGDPEKIDNDVRVIIQRVIDGSGSGWLDSIPPSERRASPPYVQEMMLNDVLKNKDGVNKKDLFIRLKSEETMKEMDKRILNIILKRSM